One window from the genome of Aricia agestis chromosome 22, ilAriAges1.1, whole genome shotgun sequence encodes:
- the LOC121737994 gene encoding methylosome subunit pICln — MVVVSSTFAAPDQGVLLQTPGTKLVVNDQELGTATLYITENNVMWGGGTSVAGGPSPNISLLYPSISLHAIQRDPSPALYMVLNYELRLPGLQQQAEQQDDDEEFDADDHPITQLRFIPQNEADLSPMYSAMSQGQALHPDPADDVGDENYMDGEDFDEAFEDDEEFEDAEESGSAEEAAARLRQMRLENANGVNGLQFEDCDDTEANEE; from the exons ATGGTTGTGGTATCTTCGACATTCGCTGCGCCCGATCAAGGTGTTCTTTTACAAACTCCGGGCACAAAATTAGTTGTAAACGACCAAGAACTGGGCACTGCGACCCTTTACATCACAGAGAA CAATGTGATGTGGGGTGGAGGCACCAGCGTTGCCGGTGGACCGTCTCCGAACATCTCGCTGCTGTATCCGAGTATCTCCCTTCATGCCATTCAGAGGGACCCATCTCCGGCTTTATACATGGTGTTGAACTATGAGCTGAG ATTACCGGGCCTCCAACAGCAGGCAGAACAGCAGGACGATGATGAGGAGTTTGATGCTGACGACCATCCCATCACACAGCTTAG GTTCATCCCCCAGAACGAGGCGGACCTCAGCCCGATGTACTCCGCGATGAGTCAGGGCCAGGCCCTACACCCGGACCCGGCTGACGACGTTGGCGATGAAAACTACATGGACGGTGAAGACTTTGATGAGGCTTTTGAAGATG ACGAAGAGTTTGAAGACGCTGAGGAGAGTGGCTCTGCTGAGGAGGCGGCCGCCCGACTGCGACAGATGCGGCTCGAGAACGCCAATGGCGTCAATGGACTGCAATTTGaag ACTGCGACGATACCGAAGCAAATGAAGAGTGA